The following DNA comes from Bactrocera neohumeralis isolate Rockhampton unplaced genomic scaffold, APGP_CSIRO_Bneo_wtdbg2-racon-allhic-juicebox.fasta_v2 cluster11, whole genome shotgun sequence.
GTTGATACTATACTTGAAAATGTAGGTCGGTGAGTACGTTGCTTCTGCCAGCAATCAAGCATTAACTGATACAATGCTTCTGGACAATCCATAGGAGCCGGAAGTCTGTAACCCTTTTCTATACTCTTTATGACATcctgaaagcaacaaaaatgcaataactcGGATATCCTTGCTATTCACgagtgttgtggaatccaagacagattTGAATAGTTATCATAAtcgcaaaccaattctgatttttgaTGGTGTTACCGAATCTGATTAGATTTTCGTCTTTCCGAGCATGCGAAAAActaatattcgaatcagctgtttactaatgtgacaaaatttgcaaattaatacACTTGGAAGCAAgcctattaaaattttttatgagattcatttgggtgttaaattacctttttaaatattttttaaatatccggatttttttccaaaatctcaataattaagacatttcgggttttttcttatgttttccctatagaaataaagataaattatttcgtaagaataaaacaaattaattcgtaagaataaaataacttgatttcttaacttacatttcaaatctgtcaGCGAAGATAGTcgtttctgatagcaaaactgataaaatttatttccgtaacacccaaaaccgatacaaattctgtttcgaacatCAAACCAATAtgtaatatctgaattcattatacctactacttttttatcggtttcagttctgattccgacaactatcagattccacaacacccctgactATTATAGAATAAAAATCACCTGGTTTGACCAGTTCCAATAAGGTCGTTCGCCATACGACATAACTTCCCATAAAACCACACCATACGACCATACATCTGATGCCGATGTAAACTTACGAAAAGCTATAGCTTCCGGCGCTGTCCAACGAACTGGTATTTTTCCACCCTACGGCATGTAAATCAGTCTTTGTTTTAtcgtttcttttaaattttttatggacATACCCGAGTTGTGTATGCGTCACTAGCATTTTCTATCTCACGAGATAATCCAAAATCTGCTATTTTACATATAAGTTGAGCATTCACAAGAACATTTCGAGCTGCTAAGTCACGATGGACGTAATTCATGTCACTTAGATAAGACATACCACTGGCTATACCACGTAACATGACAATTAGCTGCAATGTTTGAAATTTCCCATCATTGACACGTAAAAATGTATCAAGGCTGCCATTTTCCATGTATTCAGTAATAATCATAACGGGGTTAGAACGAGTTACCACTCCTTGAAGATATATAACGTTAGGATGATCAAATTGGCCCATTATCGATGCCTCTGTTAAAAAGTCACAACGCGCTTTTTCGGACGAACCTAAGGTCGAGGGTTATTGATCACcaacttaaatttttacaaaaagctaAAGTACCTGGTTTTAGAGTTTTTATTGCAACATCAATATCTTGAACAAAATTAGGGGGAATTTTTAAACGTCCACGACACACATCCCCAAACTCACCTCCgcctaatatataatttatgttatTGAAAcatggaaatatttatattttacattatacGTTATACCTATTATAGCTTCAATTGTTATATAATTTGCATCGATTTCCCGTGCGAATTCACGGATGGCTTGGTTAGGATCTTCATATGTATGAGGGTCGACATAACTCCGACTATTTCCAAATAAAGGCGTAGTCACTGCAAAagtttaattgtttattttaaattgtgttttataCATGCAGACAATTTTCCTAGAAATAAACAGCTTCAAGAATACACTGTTTTGTGGCGATACTATTATCATGTTAAGAACATAAATTTTAACGCCTTACTTAAAAACACCTTACTAATCGAAAGCACCATAAGCAATCTgttaatatacatttatgtgcACATAAAGCTACAATTACATAAGTACTTTTTACATTTTGACTAATTTTAGATATTAGTTAAAGAtctgacatacatatatctgtgaATCGCcaggacaatttttttttattttatagttataaATTATAAGCGTTGCCATGTTCAATTGAGCATGGTAAATAGCACAATATGTAATCTGTTAGTATGTTAGTATAGAATTAGTTTAAAAAGACTGAAGttatcaaaagaaaaacaaagctttcagcaaatttttttctgctcCACACCATCTAGAAGACTACGTTTATATTTGGGACATACACTAGGCAGGAAAAGTCTAAGTAAACGGTACCAACCAAAGcaactcattaaaaaaaaaggcttttaaatactttttataaaattcaatttatttttttttttcattaaggatattaaaaatgtagttttattaaaacaaaagtgAATAATTTTCCAACAATAACATTGTTGGCATTTAATCAACAAGCTTGGAGATTTCTGTCGAAAATATTTTAGCCCACTCCTCGTGCAGTACATCCTTGAGCATAGGTTTTTGGTAATTGTGGGTTGGCGGAATTTTTGTTCCAGTGAACCCATAGGTGCTCTGTGGGATTCAACTCTGGCAATTGCGGTGGCGTCTGAAGCTGGTTGTGAACCTTGCAGAGTAAGCAAAGCTTAGCTATGTCTGCGGTATGCTTCGGGTCGTTATTTTGTTAAAAGTCACTTCCTAGACCCAACTATTCTGCGcttttcttcaaatttctttttaaaatattgatatattaatGTTCCACCACCTCTATGCTTCACAGTTGGCATCAAGTTCTCCTTATCATGAGCCGGTCCGTTTTTCTCCATACAGTCTTACGCCCTTTGATTCCGAAGACGCACAACTTGCTCTCATCGGAAAAATAACGTTCTGCCAAAACTCCAGAGGATTGCTCATGTGCTCTTTTGAGAAAGCAATCGCTTTTGCCTATTCGCTAGCGATATGAACGGCTCTTGCGTGCGACGTGACCATGATACCCTGCTATCTTTAAAATCTTACGAATTGTCAGTGCAGAAGATCCTTTCAAatcttttttaatacttttagcAATTATGAATGCAGTAAGTCGCTAGTTTTGATCAACTCTCCTCAAAACGTTACGTGTTTCACACTCGGTTAGTATTTTTGTCCGCCTGGAACGATGCGTGGATACAAAAACGCCGGCacctttgtaatttttaatcacTATATAAAAGTATGGAAGAGTGTGTTCTTCCAACAATCCAATCGATTTCACGGTATGCTTTTCTTTCTTCATGGAATTTAACTAATATATCAGAGAGGCTTTCCATTTAGGGGACATTCTACATatattctgaaataaatttcaaactgaatagaaaaaaatcttttaaaactgcttatcttacaaaaaaaaaaaaataaaactctaaCTTTCCGATACTTTTAGACTTGGTTATTCGGGAAATTCCCGTTTTACTAATTGTATACAGACTTTTTCTGCGCTgtcaaattgattattttgttttaatttatcgataaaaCAATGGTGCCAGGTTTTCGTTATGTTTGAATATTATGCAATAGACTAGCAATAAGCAtttaataggggtattctcttgctcttgcaagattgcagattgcaaaaatactataccgaaatatacaagggcacgagagcactcattgcagaatctagtgatatatgaacggctgattcggtcaattttttgtgaatgactattatgcatggctattgtgaattgacgcaccttctgcatatatttttaacaaaaaaactgtaacaaatctttataatttaaatagaaattataaaatctatttagaacttaccttcctcaacaatttaataaCGTATTATGTCTATGTAAAATGGCGGCTAAAACacggttgcaattatatttttgcgtgacattgcacgcaaatatacatgggttttggtctgacatattttacagccattgctaataattttctgcgtgtgtttgttgttgtgccggtgcaccaagatgcaattcttgcaccgtgcaagggttttgcaagagcaagagagtACCCCTAATGTGTTTATTCTCtaaaatatggtatatacaatagattttttaacaagaaaaaagaaGATATAAGCATGTATTCATACTTTTTCTGCCAAGTGTAGCTGGACtgttatcttatcttatctaaataatatttactacTTTGCCCAAGTTCATACCTAAAAACTGTCCACactgtttaataataatttgggTTTTGATAGTAATCAATATTACCCCATTGTTACTGACTACCTCATCAACAAAAActcaaatatatgtttttatttggaAAGATAATGGTATAAtagtaattattaatttaacataacgttttatattttacatatgtatatatatatattggctAGCATCGATTTCATAGTATTTTGCTTTAAACCATAGAACAGattaattatagaaaaaaataaagacaattatCAACGAAATTCTTTTCATAATTTAGTGTACGTGTAGTATCATTATCAAATCcttttatattgtattattaatGCCTTAGTACAATAAGTATGTTGTTCTATTAAAATAGTTATAGATGTGTATACTATTGTTATAGCTAAAGGAAGTAGTTAgtatgatatataatatttgaaacgaatgtaaaatattaaaaatgttggaTAGTTCAGAAgcgcaaatgaaaatattttgtctacttagacaatttaaatataactaatttaacataaactttctaaatattataatatttatgacaTCCGGACCAATCATCATTTATTTACCCAATTTAGTATACTATACCCAATTccgtaaataataaatataaaataaaaaaattaccattTGATTGAATGGTTTTAACGATTGGTGTAGTATCCATGGCATGAACTAAAATTTAGATAGAGAAAGCTATTGATAAGTAAAAGGGTTCATTAAATTAAATCTGATTCAACATATATAgtacaattttgtaatttttatacgcGTGAGTACATACGATTAGTATTTAATGAAATCTTCTCAGGCAAAATTGCGATGGTAAAAGTAATACATATGAGATGTGTATATTGgatattcgaaaaattattttcatatttctaatcaaacttcaacttatttttttatatttatactaataaataaataaacaaatatgtgccACTTTGGTTGACccctttttgcaattttt
Coding sequences within:
- the LOC126765691 gene encoding ephrin type-A receptor 4a-like codes for the protein MDTTPIVKTIQSNVTTPLFGNSRSYVDPHTYEDPNQAIREFAREIDANYITIEAIIGGGEFGDVCRGRLKIPPNFVQDIDVAIKTLKPGSSEKARCDFLTEASIMGQFDHPNVIYLQGVVTRSNPVMIITEYMENGSLDTFLRVNDGKFQTLQLIVMLRGIASGMSYLSDMNYVHRDLAARNVLVNAQLICKIADFGLSREIENASDAYTTRGGKIPVRWTAPEAIAFRKFTSASDVWSYGVVLWEVMSYGERPYWNWSNQDVIKSIEKGYRLPAPMDCPEALYQLMLDCWQKQRTHRPTFSSIVSTLDNLARQPQALLTTRNSPENDGSHILEGQRGHNIFISTDLWLENIKMSRYSQHFNEANLVTAQQISRLTAQQLSDMGIILVGHQKKILHQARQLDIII